A genomic stretch from Candidatus Omnitrophota bacterium includes:
- a CDS encoding Wzt carbohydrate-binding domain-containing protein has product MISGGRPKLWAEKEEWGLIQGTRETEIVSVRLLNDEGKEDGVFFGGRALKVRVDYRANEVTKEPHFGVAIFREDGVYCYGPNTLFDGIPIDRLDPGSGFFQIGFNNLPLASGCYRVSVAIWDKREVIAYSYHPAHYKFRIAGVNEENMLLDLEHKWLDGRHAAADPGAVIGAGEDHKREFIAGEDLHVRAGSGGKDSRGIQRPIRIGLYRKDGIYCFGAERIAGDDEGPVTLCLPRLKLLKGRYYASVAAAGKAALYPFEMRSCSGDHGTIYIEHSWEGTAIG; this is encoded by the coding sequence ATGATAAGCGGGGGCAGGCCCAAGCTCTGGGCGGAGAAGGAGGAGTGGGGCCTTATTCAGGGCACAAGAGAGACAGAGATCGTGTCCGTGCGCCTTCTCAACGACGAAGGTAAAGAGGACGGGGTTTTCTTCGGCGGCCGGGCGCTTAAGGTACGGGTGGATTACAGGGCCAATGAGGTTACGAAAGAGCCGCATTTCGGAGTGGCGATCTTCCGCGAAGACGGCGTTTACTGTTACGGCCCCAACACGCTTTTTGACGGGATCCCGATAGACAGGTTAGATCCGGGCAGCGGTTTTTTTCAGATCGGGTTCAATAATCTGCCTTTGGCGTCAGGATGTTACAGGGTCTCGGTAGCGATATGGGATAAAAGAGAGGTCATCGCGTATAGTTATCATCCCGCCCACTATAAATTCAGGATAGCGGGCGTAAACGAAGAGAATATGCTGTTGGATCTGGAGCATAAATGGCTTGATGGCAGGCATGCCGCGGCAGACCCGGGAGCCGTTATCGGCGCCGGCGAAGATCATAAGCGGGAATTTATTGCCGGAGAGGATCTGCATGTAAGGGCGGGATCGGGCGGTAAAGACAGCCGCGGCATACAGCGTCCGATCCGCATAGGGCTTTACAGGAAAGACGGTATTTATTGTTTTGGGGCGGAGAGAATAGCAGGTGATGACGAAGGCCCTGTTACGCTTTGCCTGCCGCGGTTAAAGTTGTTAAAGGGCAGGTACTACGCGTCTGTTGCCGCCGCGGGGAAGGCCGCTTTATATCCGTTTGAGATGAGGAGCTGTTCCGGGGACCACGGGACAATATATATAGAGCATTCATGGGAGGGAACGGCAATTGGTTAG
- a CDS encoding nucleotidyltransferase family protein, whose translation MRPSRGGLENELILLSCRLNPDKHVQDRIRGLLKQPLDWPEIIALCGRHKVSPLLYYNLNKLGAGGMLKDAAWSNIRNYYYANINRNILFQKNLCFILEKLNEAGLEVIVLKGALFIEEVYRNPGLRALSDIDMLVKKNDITAVKGVLFQNGYKEVPFSGRPDTRNDAAFEVTKEIENNLNLGLDVHEEFVPARPYRIDLPDLWDRTREKVINGTKLSFPSWEDTIIYCALHIRKHPRPNTLHLKFIVDIDAILRSSGLDLDWGYIEAAAKKSAFIHSVYFALYIAKELFGTYIPADVMNRFRPRAVKEKAIRLCMNKNNFLKAAGWQGMALRLLLFDRGVDFIIYLWRVSFLERFIMGKISALSSILARNR comes from the coding sequence ATGAGGCCATCCAGGGGCGGACTTGAGAATGAACTTATCCTTTTATCCTGCAGGCTGAATCCTGATAAGCACGTACAGGACAGGATCCGGGGCCTTCTTAAACAGCCGCTTGACTGGCCTGAGATAATTGCGCTGTGCGGCCGCCATAAGGTCTCCCCTCTGCTTTACTATAATCTCAATAAACTGGGGGCCGGCGGCATGCTCAAAGACGCCGCCTGGTCAAACATAAGGAATTATTATTACGCTAATATCAACAGAAATATACTGTTTCAAAAAAACCTCTGCTTTATTCTGGAGAAACTCAATGAAGCGGGGCTTGAGGTAATCGTATTAAAAGGCGCCCTCTTTATAGAGGAGGTATACCGCAATCCCGGGCTCAGGGCGCTTTCAGATATTGATATGCTCGTAAAAAAGAACGACATCACCGCGGTAAAAGGCGTGCTTTTTCAGAACGGCTACAAGGAGGTCCCGTTCAGCGGCAGGCCCGATACCAGAAACGACGCAGCATTTGAGGTTACCAAAGAAATAGAGAATAACCTGAACCTGGGATTGGACGTGCATGAGGAGTTTGTCCCTGCCCGGCCATACAGGATAGACCTGCCGGATCTATGGGACAGGACGCGGGAAAAGGTTATCAACGGGACAAAACTGAGCTTCCCCTCCTGGGAGGATACCATCATATACTGCGCGCTCCATATAAGAAAGCATCCCCGGCCCAATACACTGCATCTGAAATTCATTGTGGATATTGACGCTATATTGAGATCGTCGGGCCTGGATCTGGATTGGGGCTATATTGAAGCTGCCGCGAAAAAAAGCGCGTTTATCCATAGCGTTTATTTTGCCCTGTACATAGCAAAAGAGCTCTTCGGCACGTACATCCCTGCCGATGTCATGAACAGATTCAGGCCCCGGGCGGTAAAGGAAAAGGCCATACGCCTGTGCATGAATAAAAACAATTTCCTGAAGGCAGCGGGATGGCAGGGCATGGCCTTGCGGCTTTTACTCTTTGACAGGGGTGTTGATTTTATTATTTACTTATGGCGGGTCTCTTTCCTTGAGAGATTTATCATGGGGAAAATATCCGCTTTATCTTCCATTTTAGCACGTAATAGATAA
- a CDS encoding FAD-dependent oxidoreductase: MPEQRIVIIGAGLAGLSAAFHLKEKRQEALVFEKEPEVGGLCRSKRVNGFIFDLNGHLIHFKNDYTRTLLGRLMDRKLISHRRRSQVFTHNRLIPYPFQGNIFGLPLSVKVQCLSGLIKAGLKGRKKEGAAFSDWIIDNFGEGIARHFMFPYNRKFWTVPLNRLNSDWADMAIPKVGLREAMESFYGRGRREIGYNATFWYPREGGIEELPRSFARRLDRVYTSCRAEKIDLKNREVVFEGGLTRQYDKLILSMPIVEILDMIQGLPEDVKAAAARLKYVSIFGLNIGVDRDIKNEAHWVYFPERKFVFFRAGFYHNFSAHNAAAGKSALYAEVAYSQREPLDKKKLIDAIIADLNKAGIIYRHDRISAIDVNDIKYGYAIYDVDRNTALNVIFDFLRKHRIYPIGRYGRWAYMSMEDAILDGRQVAEELAAG, translated from the coding sequence ATGCCTGAACAGAGAATAGTCATTATTGGAGCGGGCCTGGCAGGCCTGAGCGCCGCCTTTCACCTGAAGGAGAAACGGCAGGAGGCGCTTGTCTTTGAAAAAGAGCCGGAGGTCGGCGGGCTGTGCCGCTCCAAGCGGGTCAACGGCTTTATATTTGATTTGAATGGCCACCTTATTCACTTCAAAAACGATTATACCAGGACCCTGCTCGGCCGCCTGATGGATCGCAAGCTGATATCCCACAGAAGGCGTTCGCAGGTCTTTACCCACAATAGGCTTATCCCCTATCCTTTTCAGGGAAATATCTTTGGCCTTCCTCTTTCCGTCAAGGTCCAGTGCCTTTCAGGGCTGATAAAGGCAGGCCTGAAAGGCCGCAAGAAGGAAGGGGCGGCATTCAGCGACTGGATAATTGACAACTTTGGAGAAGGCATTGCCCGGCACTTTATGTTCCCATATAACAGGAAATTCTGGACGGTCCCCTTGAACCGGCTCAATAGCGACTGGGCGGATATGGCCATACCAAAGGTCGGCCTCAGGGAGGCGATGGAGTCATTCTACGGCAGGGGCAGGAGAGAGATCGGTTACAACGCCACGTTCTGGTATCCGCGGGAAGGCGGCATAGAAGAGCTGCCGCGCAGCTTTGCCAGAAGGTTGGACAGGGTTTACACCTCCTGCAGGGCGGAAAAAATAGATCTGAAAAACAGGGAGGTCGTGTTTGAAGGTGGGCTGACCCGGCAATACGATAAACTGATCTTGAGCATGCCCATAGTTGAGATCCTTGATATGATACAGGGGCTGCCGGAGGATGTAAAGGCGGCTGCCGCGCGCCTGAAATACGTTTCCATATTCGGGTTGAATATCGGGGTGGACAGGGACATTAAGAATGAGGCGCACTGGGTATATTTTCCGGAGAGAAAATTCGTCTTTTTCAGGGCGGGGTTTTACCATAATTTTTCCGCTCATAATGCCGCAGCGGGAAAAAGCGCCTTATACGCGGAGGTGGCCTATTCACAGAGAGAACCGTTGGACAAAAAGAAGCTCATTGACGCGATCATCGCCGATCTGAATAAGGCGGGCATCATCTACAGGCACGACAGGATATCGGCCATAGACGTTAACGACATTAAATACGGCTACGCGATCTATGACGTTGACAGAAACACGGCGTTGAACGTAATATTTGATTTTCTCAGAAAACACAGGATCTATCCCATAGGCAGGTACGGCCGCTGGGCGTATATGTCAATGGAGGACGCCATTTTGGACGGCAGGCAGGTTGCCGAAGAGCTGGCGGCAGGTTAA
- a CDS encoding radical SAM protein — translation MRVCLIFAPFSSFSYIPLGISYLKGFVEKNLPAVRVKNIDLSNNFYHNLADRGFLDRLPELCDLCRYRNKPGCRGILRDKEFDSWIRIAMLVKAFMINAKEFSDDNKYKKLNSLHDSFYLKIIRCIMCVLKDHLENIPAGNNAAALENILFKDDINKISALKAGIAGFSVFSNPQLYYSLALAKAIKSRLGIKIIFGGAYIPHLDTREILKHFKFIDFIIVKEGELGLTGILKNLRNGKFADVPNLVYRKGLRIVQNKESAPLNLDNIPFPDFSDYDVGGYFTPRPVLSTLISRGCFWGACSFCAHHKTYSPPYRIRSAENLARELKHYQKRSIRHICFSDEAVPAGCLERICRALLRNKINMFFQIMLRPSGDFTDKVLKTMYKAGFRVIIWGVESFNQRTLDLMRKGTRAGEIERVLKTSYEAGLYNEVYMIKGFPAQTEGEMLEDMRMINKNARYIHSLGVHPFWLEADTYIFRNPREFGLKVYGRDYLLRGNKIKLSSDSIPFNRKENIDWEKINGLNTRLYKREGLFYSLEHLLLRASNKT, via the coding sequence ATGCGAGTATGTTTAATCTTTGCCCCTTTTTCTTCATTTTCCTATATCCCCTTGGGTATTTCATATCTTAAGGGCTTCGTTGAAAAAAACCTGCCGGCTGTCCGCGTAAAAAATATTGACCTGTCTAATAATTTCTATCATAACCTGGCTGATCGCGGATTCCTGGACCGCCTGCCTGAGTTATGCGACCTGTGCCGCTACAGGAATAAGCCCGGATGCCGGGGAATACTAAGGGATAAGGAATTTGACTCCTGGATAAGGATCGCGATGCTTGTGAAGGCCTTTATGATCAACGCAAAGGAGTTCTCCGATGACAATAAGTATAAAAAGCTGAATAGCCTTCATGATTCATTCTACCTCAAGATAATCCGCTGTATCATGTGTGTCCTGAAGGACCATCTTGAGAATATTCCGGCAGGAAATAATGCCGCGGCCCTTGAGAATATCTTATTCAAAGACGATATCAATAAAATATCCGCGCTCAAGGCCGGCATCGCGGGCTTTTCCGTGTTTTCCAACCCGCAGCTTTATTATTCGCTGGCTTTGGCAAAGGCGATAAAATCAAGATTGGGCATAAAAATCATTTTCGGCGGCGCCTACATCCCGCACCTGGATACGCGTGAGATCCTGAAGCATTTCAAATTCATAGATTTTATCATCGTCAAAGAGGGCGAACTGGGCTTAACCGGTATTTTAAAAAACCTGCGAAACGGGAAGTTCGCCGATGTGCCGAATCTGGTGTATAGAAAAGGCCTGCGGATCGTCCAGAATAAAGAATCCGCGCCGCTTAATCTGGACAACATACCCTTTCCCGACTTCAGCGATTATGACGTCGGAGGCTACTTTACGCCGAGACCGGTATTATCCACCCTTATCTCGCGGGGCTGCTTCTGGGGCGCGTGTTCCTTCTGCGCGCACCATAAGACATATTCCCCGCCCTACAGGATAAGGTCCGCTGAAAATCTTGCCAGGGAACTTAAACACTATCAAAAAAGAAGTATCAGGCATATCTGTTTTTCCGACGAGGCCGTCCCTGCCGGCTGCCTGGAGCGCATATGCAGGGCGCTGCTGAGGAACAAGATAAATATGTTTTTCCAGATCATGCTGCGCCCGAGCGGCGATTTTACGGATAAGGTCCTGAAGACAATGTATAAAGCCGGCTTCAGGGTTATAATATGGGGAGTTGAGTCATTTAATCAGAGGACCCTTGACCTGATGCGCAAAGGGACCAGGGCCGGAGAAATAGAGCGGGTCCTGAAGACGTCTTATGAGGCCGGGCTCTATAATGAGGTATATATGATAAAGGGCTTTCCCGCCCAGACAGAAGGCGAGATGCTGGAGGATATGCGGATGATAAACAAGAACGCAAGGTATATACACAGCCTCGGCGTCCATCCCTTCTGGCTCGAGGCCGATACTTATATATTCAGGAATCCGCGAGAATTCGGCTTGAAGGTATATGGAAGGGACTATTTGCTAAGGGGGAACAAAATCAAATTATCCTCCGACAGTATTCCTTTCAACAGAAAGGAGAATATAGATTGGGAAAAGATCAACGGCCTGAATACGCGGCTCTATAAACGCGAAGGGCTATTCTATAGTTTAGAGCACCTGCTGCTGCGCGCTTCAAACAAAACTTGA
- a CDS encoding ABC transporter permease produces MFGYIKDIIRHRELLLRLAFLDFKLKYRNPFLGVLWAAIMPLINITVYWWLFSVMMKMEVKDYPFFIYMMTAMFPWMYFQGSVLSASTSLIDKSSLIKRVNVPREIIPLASVFSNLLNLLINLTLLFILLMVSGVGLSVNLVFLPLVILMQTIMAAGFALFASALNVRHRDTRYIMETVLISLFFLTPAVYSLELFARFPPAYLKIYLLNPFVGIVTLYRLCLLEGFSDILPPDAGIFNTFIVPLLACFIFLSLGFWVFHREKSQFSDFI; encoded by the coding sequence ATGTTCGGATATATCAAAGACATCATACGGCACAGGGAGCTCCTGCTGCGCCTTGCCTTTCTGGACTTTAAGCTTAAATATAGAAACCCCTTCCTGGGCGTGCTTTGGGCGGCCATTATGCCGCTTATCAATATAACTGTTTACTGGTGGTTGTTTTCTGTCATGATGAAGATGGAGGTCAAGGATTATCCGTTCTTCATCTATATGATGACGGCAATGTTCCCCTGGATGTATTTCCAGGGTTCGGTGCTTTCAGCCAGCACAAGCCTCATTGATAAGTCCTCATTGATCAAGCGCGTTAACGTACCGCGGGAGATCATACCTCTGGCATCCGTCTTTTCCAACCTGCTGAACCTGCTTATAAACCTCACCCTGTTATTCATACTTCTTATGGTGTCCGGGGTTGGATTGTCCGTTAATCTGGTATTCCTGCCGTTAGTTATCTTGATGCAGACCATAATGGCTGCCGGTTTTGCCCTGTTCGCCTCTGCCTTAAATGTCCGGCATAGAGATACCAGATATATTATGGAGACCGTCCTTATTTCTTTATTCTTCCTTACGCCTGCCGTTTATTCTCTGGAATTGTTCGCGAGGTTTCCTCCGGCGTATTTGAAGATATACCTTCTTAATCCGTTTGTAGGCATCGTCACGCTCTACCGGCTTTGCCTTCTTGAGGGGTTTTCGGACATATTGCCTCCGGATGCCGGTATTTTTAACACGTTTATCGTGCCGCTGTTGGCATGTTTTATTTTCTTGTCGTTGGGTTTCTGGGTATTTCACAGGGAAAAATCGCAATTCAGCGATTTTATTTAG
- a CDS encoding WecB/TagA/CpsF family glycosyltransferase → MIAQIPEIIDFLGLRISAVTREQIVGDILESALKGRRRLITYINAHCVNLSFEDSEYRQILNRADLVYADGKSIVRASRLLNNPLPERVNILDFFDRLAVQLKEKNVKIYLLGAESGVVRKAAERLSGEPFGLRISGFHHGFFTPSEEGAIIDEINRIRPDMLMVGMGVPRQEKWLRRHLQEMDVNLCWAVGSAFEWLSGYRKRAPEWMLKHGLEWFYRLCLEPKRLWRRYLIGNFIFIYYVLKWKIKRIFSP, encoded by the coding sequence ATGATAGCGCAAATACCTGAAATCATAGACTTCTTAGGATTGAGGATAAGCGCTGTAACCAGGGAGCAGATAGTCGGCGATATCCTGGAGTCGGCGCTCAAAGGCAGGCGCAGATTGATCACCTATATTAACGCCCATTGTGTTAACCTGTCATTTGAGGACAGCGAATACAGGCAGATCCTCAATAGGGCGGACCTGGTCTACGCGGACGGCAAGAGCATAGTCCGGGCTTCCAGATTATTGAATAACCCGCTGCCTGAAAGAGTGAATATATTGGATTTTTTTGACAGATTGGCCGTACAGCTAAAGGAAAAGAATGTAAAAATTTATTTATTGGGCGCGGAATCAGGCGTAGTCAGAAAGGCGGCTGAAAGATTAAGCGGCGAGCCATTCGGGCTGAGAATATCCGGATTCCATCATGGTTTTTTTACCCCATCGGAAGAAGGCGCGATTATTGATGAAATAAACAGGATAAGGCCCGATATGTTGATGGTGGGCATGGGGGTCCCGAGGCAGGAAAAATGGTTGCGCAGGCATTTGCAGGAGATGGATGTCAATTTGTGCTGGGCTGTGGGCTCTGCCTTTGAATGGTTGTCCGGATATAGAAAAAGGGCGCCGGAATGGATGTTAAAACATGGATTGGAATGGTTCTACAGATTGTGCCTGGAGCCGAAGAGATTATGGAGGAGATACCTGATAGGGAATTTTATTTTTATCTATTACGTGCTAAAATGGAAGATAAAGCGGATATTTTCCCCATGA
- a CDS encoding ABC transporter ATP-binding protein: MPVAVKLNNIGKRFNLVHHKEGAPFVNILPRVFSHNESEEFWAVKGINMEIESGRVAGIIGRNGSGKSTLLNIISGVMNHTEGEMSLGGRVSSLLTLGAGFQDDLSGRENIYINGAILGMSKREISDKYDSIVAFSELDGFLDVPIRTYSQGMNMRLAFSIATHMDFTILAIDEILSVGDVAFQKKCYERIVDFKRGGKTMLMVSQSMDIIERLCDEVYLLEDGRLVESGDPEFVVGRYMRLLNERGMSRPK, translated from the coding sequence ATGCCGGTAGCCGTAAAGTTAAACAACATAGGAAAAAGATTCAACCTTGTCCACCATAAGGAAGGCGCGCCGTTCGTCAATATCCTGCCGCGCGTGTTCAGCCATAATGAATCGGAGGAGTTCTGGGCCGTTAAAGGCATAAATATGGAGATCGAAAGCGGCAGGGTCGCGGGGATAATCGGCAGGAACGGCTCGGGCAAAAGCACGCTTCTTAATATTATATCCGGAGTAATGAATCATACGGAGGGCGAGATGTCGCTGGGCGGCAGGGTTTCCAGCCTCCTGACCCTGGGCGCCGGATTTCAGGATGACCTTTCAGGCAGGGAGAATATCTATATAAACGGGGCGATCCTGGGGATGAGCAAAAGAGAGATCAGCGATAAATACGACAGCATCGTGGCCTTCTCAGAGCTTGACGGCTTCCTGGATGTTCCCATCAGGACATATTCTCAGGGTATGAATATGCGGCTGGCCTTCAGCATCGCCACGCATATGGATTTTACCATATTGGCCATAGATGAGATCTTGTCCGTGGGCGATGTGGCGTTCCAGAAAAAATGCTATGAGCGCATCGTGGATTTCAAGCGCGGGGGCAAGACCATGTTGATGGTCTCGCAGTCAATGGACATTATTGAGCGGCTCTGCGATGAGGTTTATCTTCTGGAAGACGGGCGCCTGGTTGAGTCCGGCGACCCGGAATTTGTCGTAGGCAGGTACATGCGGCTTTTGAATGAAAGGGGGATGTCACGTCCGAAATGA
- a CDS encoding MraY family glycosyltransferase, which yields MLIRYIFIILFSFLFSLILPDIVRRFLSSTGLIPEKAPASIGGISICLSVIAVSLMFPGAKIITQPKLSGLLLAGAAMLIFGVIDDLKELSVMPKFLTQLMAIGLLLLFGIKSQIPHIGALLNLLITVLWVLGITNALNHLDVADGIAASIAVTSCLAFFIFTSFTGQAGLGLLCLILAGAILGFLKHNLPPAKIYLGNAGSHFLGFTLAAAALSVNYSALKSGIAVFIPLIILGVPILDTAYLALARLKQGKSPLAKSNDHIVLRLLRKGFSKHDILALAVLCGVFFCAGGIILAYSLM from the coding sequence ATGCTGATCAGGTATATTTTTATTATATTATTTTCATTTCTCTTCTCGCTTATTCTTCCCGATATCGTCAGGCGCTTTCTGTCTTCAACCGGGCTGATACCGGAAAAGGCCCCTGCCAGCATAGGCGGCATAAGCATATGCTTGAGTGTCATAGCCGTATCTTTAATGTTTCCCGGAGCAAAAATCATTACCCAGCCGAAATTGTCCGGCCTGTTGTTGGCAGGCGCTGCCATGCTTATCTTTGGGGTAATTGACGACCTGAAGGAGCTTTCCGTAATGCCGAAATTCCTGACTCAGCTTATGGCGATCGGCCTGTTGCTTTTATTCGGCATAAAGTCGCAAATCCCGCATATCGGCGCGCTCTTGAATCTGTTGATCACCGTGCTTTGGGTATTGGGCATAACCAACGCCCTGAACCATTTAGACGTAGCAGACGGCATCGCGGCGTCGATCGCGGTTACTTCCTGCCTGGCATTTTTTATATTCACTTCCTTTACCGGCCAGGCAGGGCTTGGCCTGTTGTGCCTTATTCTGGCAGGCGCCATACTGGGTTTCCTTAAGCACAATCTTCCTCCGGCCAAAATTTATTTAGGCAACGCCGGCAGCCACTTCCTGGGGTTTACGCTGGCAGCTGCGGCGCTGAGCGTGAATTATTCCGCGCTGAAGAGCGGCATCGCGGTGTTTATCCCGCTTATCATACTTGGTGTGCCTATATTGGATACCGCCTATTTGGCGTTGGCGCGCCTTAAACAGGGTAAATCACCTTTGGCTAAAAGCAACGACCACATCGTCCTGCGGTTATTGAGAAAGGGGTTCAGTAAACATGATATCCTGGCCCTGGCTGTATTATGCGGCGTATTTTTTTGCGCGGGCGGAATAATTTTAGCGTATAGTTTGATGTAA
- a CDS encoding glycosyltransferase family 39 protein encodes MTTRKKEVTALFIMGALYLALMINNFIWLKIDATPFTYDAHRHFMFSLRVFREYRHFSLASLGNIIEMTQRHPPFVAIVTAPFYFISGISQDAGALVNSAVFLAVLLFSIYGIGKRVAGIRAGLLSAFIAAMYPAIFNHMKTYNLDLPLTAMCALSVWALLSSEGLTSRRYTLLFGLSSGLAFLTKDSFPLFIAAPLAITAARGISRSRISWKVIMPGLLLAVSLPLFYYLPKHSIALSKLNFFAPLTYNTFFQSQSHTAGLLSSAWHALGALKSFFWYILGMMNFQVSFFFFVVLLLGAGILRKKRRASMVFLTASSLFPLIAVSYLRRAPGPHMIWMGVRLTMPLLPLLAVVSGAGILSIRGSGIRRSLVFAIIIFGVFQSVVVSYGAPLLPLEVSLPLRAEADDPGQFVPERIILFKQRMPAYGGPLSYPNAEIPERISVPGEIYRIIDSSNTENKPLYITVIPDISRIWARLEYESFIRERPYTIIGDWQYFSGSYTEADKKMFLFADRLLKADYVIHKVSGEIGEDNVRAQVMALTEVFRWHKDKYELIQTLKWPDNSDIYIYKKK; translated from the coding sequence ATGACGACAAGGAAGAAAGAGGTAACCGCTTTATTTATAATGGGCGCGCTTTATCTGGCCTTGATGATAAATAACTTTATATGGCTCAAGATAGATGCCACGCCTTTTACCTACGACGCCCATAGACATTTCATGTTCAGCCTCAGGGTCTTCCGGGAATACAGGCATTTTTCCTTGGCTAGCTTAGGCAATATCATAGAGATGACACAGCGCCACCCTCCTTTTGTCGCCATAGTCACGGCGCCGTTTTATTTTATCTCCGGGATATCACAGGACGCGGGAGCGCTTGTCAACAGCGCGGTCTTTCTGGCGGTACTTTTATTCTCAATATACGGGATCGGCAAAAGGGTCGCCGGTATACGGGCGGGGCTCCTTTCGGCGTTCATAGCGGCGATGTATCCGGCGATATTTAATCACATGAAGACATACAATCTTGATCTCCCGCTTACTGCCATGTGCGCGTTGAGCGTCTGGGCGCTGCTTTCGTCCGAGGGCCTTACCTCCCGGAGATATACGCTGCTTTTCGGGCTGTCTTCCGGCCTGGCCTTTCTTACGAAGGACAGCTTTCCTCTGTTCATTGCCGCGCCGTTGGCTATTACCGCGGCAAGAGGCATATCGCGTTCCAGGATTTCATGGAAAGTCATAATGCCGGGGCTTTTGCTCGCCGTCTCGCTGCCGTTATTTTATTATCTGCCAAAGCATTCCATAGCATTGAGCAAGCTGAATTTCTTTGCCCCCCTGACGTATAATACGTTTTTTCAATCTCAGAGCCATACCGCCGGCTTACTTTCATCCGCCTGGCATGCCTTAGGCGCGCTGAAGTCGTTCTTCTGGTATATATTGGGGATGATGAATTTTCAGGTGTCTTTCTTTTTCTTTGTTGTTTTACTGCTGGGCGCCGGTATCCTGAGGAAGAAAAGGCGCGCGAGCATGGTTTTTTTGACCGCTTCATCACTATTTCCTTTAATAGCGGTCAGTTATTTACGAAGGGCTCCCGGGCCGCACATGATCTGGATGGGGGTAAGGTTGACCATGCCCCTGCTGCCGTTGCTGGCAGTGGTATCAGGCGCGGGCATTTTATCCATCCGCGGCAGCGGCATAAGAAGATCTCTTGTTTTCGCCATTATTATATTCGGGGTCTTTCAGTCCGTTGTCGTGTCGTATGGCGCGCCTTTGCTTCCTTTGGAGGTCTCGCTGCCTTTGAGAGCTGAAGCGGATGACCCCGGCCAGTTTGTCCCCGAGAGGATCATCTTATTTAAGCAGCGCATGCCTGCCTACGGCGGGCCGTTGTCGTATCCCAATGCCGAGATACCGGAGAGGATAAGCGTCCCAGGGGAGATCTACAGGATCATAGATTCATCTAACACGGAAAATAAGCCCCTCTATATTACCGTTATCCCGGATATCTCGCGCATCTGGGCCCGGCTGGAATACGAAAGCTTTATCAGGGAAAGGCCGTATACGATCATCGGCGATTGGCAGTATTTTTCAGGCAGCTATACCGAGGCGGATAAGAAGATGTTCCTTTTTGCCGACCGGCTGCTAAAGGCCGATTACGTGATACATAAAGTTTCCGGCGAGATAGGCGAGGACAATGTGCGGGCGCAGGTTATGGCGTTAACAGAGGTGTTCCGCTGGCACAAAGACAAGTATGAATTAATTCAGACGTTGAAATGGCCGGATAACTCAGATATATATATTTATAAGAAGAAATGA
- a CDS encoding glycosyltransferase family 4 protein → MKRNNIKIVHTHSSKAGLLGRWAAHFAGVRLIIHSIHGWGFHRYSNKIIKTFFIFLESITAKITDRLIAVTQADIETGLKYGIGTREKYRLIRYGINKEEFNINADGTDTPLVGMIACFKPQKDHTTFIKAFARATEKVPAARAIFAGDGAGRAGIEALIELLGLEDKVILAGWRRDISTVMASIDILVLSTHHEGLPLVILEAMAAGRPVIASDVCGINEIVRDGENGYLVRPGDAAALADKMIALLKDAGLRRRMGKRGRDLLTEEFEEPFMFDKINSLYEELAC, encoded by the coding sequence ATAAAGCGGAATAATATAAAAATAGTCCATACTCACAGCTCAAAAGCGGGATTATTGGGGAGATGGGCGGCGCATTTTGCCGGCGTACGGCTGATAATTCATTCTATACACGGATGGGGATTCCATAGGTATAGCAACAAGATAATAAAAACTTTTTTTATCTTTTTAGAAAGTATCACTGCGAAGATAACTGACAGGTTGATCGCCGTAACGCAGGCAGATATAGAAACAGGGCTTAAATACGGCATCGGCACAAGAGAGAAATACCGGCTTATCCGTTACGGTATAAATAAAGAAGAATTTAATATTAACGCGGATGGCACAGATACGCCTCTGGTGGGTATGATCGCCTGTTTCAAGCCGCAAAAAGACCATACGACATTCATAAAGGCATTTGCCAGGGCTACGGAAAAAGTTCCCGCGGCCAGGGCTATCTTTGCAGGTGATGGGGCTGGGAGGGCCGGTATTGAGGCATTAATAGAGCTGCTGGGGTTAGAGGATAAAGTCATTCTTGCCGGATGGCGCAGGGACATATCAACGGTTATGGCGTCAATAGACATACTTGTGCTTTCTACTCATCATGAGGGTCTACCCCTGGTTATCCTTGAGGCAATGGCAGCAGGCAGGCCCGTAATTGCCAGCGATGTCTGCGGTATAAATGAGATCGTCAGGGATGGAGAAAACGGCTATCTTGTCCGTCCAGGCGACGCCGCCGCGTTGGCGGATAAGATGATCGCTTTACTTAAGGACGCCGGCTTGAGGCGCCGAATGGGCAAAAGGGGGCGGGATCTGCTTACTGAAGAGTTTGAAGAGCCGTTTATGTTTGATAAAATAAATAGCCTCTACGAAGAGCTCGCATGCTGA